The genomic DNA AACAAGTGGCGTCTCAAAGGTCAGCGAGTAAACACAAGTGCTGGGCTCTGACACTTGAACAAGCTTGCTGCTCACGCCGCAGACCAAAATCGCCTAAAAACATGTGACAATGAACAAGTTACACAACTTCCATGGTCTTATATTTAAGatgaaatgtataaaatatgtatgtttttaagtACACTAacctttgtttctctttttctggtTCCACAAGTATCCCCGTCTCTCATCCACATCCCTGTGAAAGTGTTGTTTTCTATTTCCCACTCCTGCCAGATCCTGAAAGGTTAAACAAAACGGGGTTGCTctcacacagcagagacaaacCTTACTGTCTATTATACAGAGGTAATACTAAGGTAAAAGGTGGGGCGTCTCACCCCAGGATCCCACTGTAGGCATTCCACCTGAACGACTGCTCATGCTGGGTGATGTTGTGAAATGGACAGAATTCATATTTATACCTGGAAAGTGACCAAATCACAGGACAGTCCAGTTTGATGTTACAACTGAGCAGTCAGCGTCCAAAATAGACAGTAGAAGAACAGCTGTGAAAACGTTGCatggtaaataaaataaatactcacGTGGATTCTGTGAGACTGAAACACTTTCCAGCAAGCTGATGAAGATGCACTGGGCCTGGGGGGAAAACATTAATGTTGACACAGGAGAAGATTTTTTTGAAAGATGCACCAAATATACAGTTTCCTGCTGACTCTGTCAACAAAGCctattcaataaaaacaatactagAAATAATGAAGATGTTTTGAGTGTTGTTAAACTTATGTTACAGTGATTCATTCAGGTtaccacagacacactcactcacttatttTCTACCgtgttatcctccacatgaacaTTAACAAATGATATGTTGACTTTTGCCttctccccttgtgtgtgtgtgtgtgggtcttctccgggttctccggtttcctcccacagtgcaataacatgcagatttggggatgaggcaaattggacactctaaattgaccataggtgtgagtgtgagagtggatgcttgtttgtctcaatgtggtcctgtgatggactggcgtcctgtccagcgtgtaccctgcctttcgccctatgtcagctgggattggtaccagtgcccccccacgaccctcatgtggaggataaagcagtagaagatggatgaatggaatcATATGTATGCAAAGGAAAAAGTGACgttgttgtttaaatgaaatgtagGCTCCAAACTGTTTTACCAGACACTGAAGATGGGGTCACTTTGGGCTGTAGTCTGCTTCCCTGAGACAGAAAATGATTGTTCAACctgcacacagagaaagagctCAGTCAGGATGGAGCTGATATTAAGACACAgaaaactgaaacacacacgtGAATGTGTTAAACAAACCCAAATGTGTTTGGCTCCTCGACTATTTTCATTTTCCCTGCAAAGCCATGGTTTACTGTGTGGAAACAGAACGGACTCCATGAACACTCAGCAGCTTTAGagtaagaaaacaaatatgttcagcgaaatacaaaaaaatacttaCTGAAAAGAGACAAACAGACGAGCCACAACTTCATTAAACTGGATTCTATTTTACATAAACACTGCattgcttattttttttccgAATGACTCGAACGTGAGAGCGGCTGCACTTCCTCCCTTGTTGTATTCGTCAGGTGACACGTCACGTGGACAAAGTACGATGTGAACATGCGCAGTTAGCCTCTCGGGCTAAAACATGCTCTCCACGGTACGCCCGAGCCTAAGCAACGAAAACTGTACTTCTTTCTAGTGTATATGACACATTAGGACATAGACAACGCGTATTGCGATAATTATTATGAGtttttaaagttacatttaCCAAATGTTTGGAATGTTAACaacaaatgttcacttttagCGAATCCGTAGCTTGCTAGCTCAAGGAACGTAAACAGTTGCTGGTCGAGTTTAATGTAAACTGTAATCGGACTAAATCTGACTACACATCCACCTGCGGAAGCATGGGGCGAAAGAAACAAGGCAAGATGGTCCGAAGTGACAACAAGggcaaagacaaaagacataAACTGAAGGGGAAATCCTTAGAGGCCTTTACAGAAGAAGTGCACTCTACCTTTGAAGGTAATGATACATAGatctttcaattttcttttaTATTGTTTGCattaaaagatatatatatatattaataattagAAAATTAAGTAAGTTAGTATTTACTTAACATCCTGAGTGTGTCGTACAAGTCAGTGTTCTGCTAAGATTCTAAGGTTTTTAATTAATGTTTGGAACAACGTTGTCTAAACAGTACTTAGTGTATGGTgttaatgtttttctgttttgctttggGTTTGCTGCTAACAAACCCAAACAGCAAGAAGCCTTTTGAAGACTGGAAAAAAGTTCCAATttgcttcatttattcatcttctactgctttatccaaGGGTTGTGAGGGGGCGCtggtaccaatcccagctgtagggacatactgtaggttcaaaccctggacaggtcagcagtccttcacagggccacataaacaaccatccactgacacctatggtcagtttagagtgtccaatttgcctaatcctcaaatctgcatgtgtttggactgtgggaggaaaccagagaacctggagaaaacccacacccacg from Solea solea chromosome 21, fSolSol10.1, whole genome shotgun sequence includes the following:
- the gnptg gene encoding N-acetylglucosamine-1-phosphotransferase subunit gamma isoform X2, whose translation is MQCLCKIESSLMKLWLVCLSLFINHGFAGKMKIVEEPNTFGLNNHFLSQGSRLQPKVTPSSVSGPVHLHQLAGKCFSLTESTYKYEFCPFHNITQHEQSFRWNAYSGILGIWQEWEIENNTFTGMWMRDGDTCGTRKRETKAILVCGVSSKLVQVSEPSTCVYSLTFETPLVCHPHSLLVYPTLTEKLQGVWDEAEQARYEALVTEQGYSNLLRDIFEDAGLLKSQKVKVKLPEDVDDAVKQVSVQKCTEDLQKQREEVERLRALLTQHNIPYEAKVDAVVVKDENQHLRGDTGLLDPQ
- the gnptg gene encoding N-acetylglucosamine-1-phosphotransferase subunit gamma isoform X1, which encodes MQCLCKIESSLMKLWLVCLSLFINHGFAGKMKIVEEPNTFGLNNHFLSQGSRLQPKVTPSSVSGPVHLHQLAGKCFSLTESTYKYEFCPFHNITQHEQSFRWNAYSGILGIWQEWEIENNTFTGMWMRDGDTCGTRKRETKAILVCGVSSKLVQVSEPSTCVYSLTFETPLVCHPHSLLVYPTLTEKLQGVWDEAEQARYEALVTEQGYSNLLRDIFEDAGLLKSQKVKVKLPEDVDDAVKQVSVQKCTEDLQKQREEVERLRALLTQHNIPYTPYFESKQNEAKVDAVVVKDENQHLRGDTGLLDPQ